GATCAAATATAGAAAGGACACTGTTCATGATAGATAAAATGCCAATTACAAAAGAGGGATTGGAAAAATTACGACAGGAATTGCATACTATTATCACTACTGATCGGCCAAAAAATATCAAAGCTATTGAAGAGGCGAGAGCTCATGGGGATTTAAATGAAAATGCAGAATACCATGCAGCCAAGGAAAGGCAGTCCTTTTTAGAGGCCAAAATAAATGAGCTGGAGATGGCAATTAGCAGGTCAGAGGTTATTGAAATAAGTAATGAGCCA
Above is a genomic segment from Deltaproteobacteria bacterium containing:
- the greA gene encoding transcription elongation factor GreA yields the protein MDKMPITKEGLEKLRQELHTIITTDRPKNIKAIEEARAHGDLNENAEYHAAKERQSFLEAKINELEMAISRSEVIEISNEPSENIIFGSTVDLKNLVNNQTVAYQLVGPYESNPEEGKISITSPLGKALIGNEEGDYVKLKTPGGVQEFEILEIN